A region from the Mesorhizobium sp. J8 genome encodes:
- a CDS encoding M48 family metalloprotease, with protein sequence MRPLARFFALASVAVLASCQMFTPPDVQESGFQPSDKPITVDNVVANAKLAEMAKAQHPRILATYGGEYSDPKLERMVAKVVGNLTVVSANPTQTYRITILNSPNVNAFALPGGYLYVTRGLLALANDSSELAAVIAHEMGHVTANHGLQRQQLEAEEGLATKVVSDVLGDSPTAKAALIRGKLRLAQFSRNQELQADAIGIKSIGEAGYDPYAAGRFLQSMSAYTDFRSVSGATDASLDFLATHPNTPQRIELAQRLARNFGPPGVGTRDRDAFLAGIDGLLYGDTPEEGYVRGQTFMHPNLGVSFTVPDGFVIDNSAAAVTATGPGDIAIRFDGVAIDKSVSLTDYIRSGWVAGLEDASVRQETVNGNEAAMAHATAQGWQFDIAVIRAGGQVYRLLTAAPSASTALDSVARSVSGSFRVLSPAEKAALKPLHIRVVTVQAGQTMGSLAAQMVGVDRKLDLFRVLNAMSPGASVSAGDKVKIVTDR encoded by the coding sequence ATGAGGCCCCTGGCGCGATTTTTCGCTCTGGCGAGCGTCGCCGTGCTGGCGAGCTGCCAGATGTTCACGCCGCCGGACGTGCAAGAGAGCGGCTTCCAGCCTTCCGACAAGCCGATCACCGTCGACAATGTCGTCGCCAACGCCAAGCTCGCCGAAATGGCGAAAGCCCAGCATCCGCGGATTCTCGCCACCTATGGCGGCGAGTATTCCGATCCGAAGCTGGAACGTATGGTGGCCAAGGTCGTCGGCAATCTCACCGTGGTGTCGGCCAACCCGACCCAGACCTACCGCATCACCATCCTCAATTCGCCCAACGTCAACGCCTTCGCGCTGCCGGGCGGCTACCTCTATGTGACGCGCGGCCTGCTGGCGCTCGCCAACGATTCCTCCGAGCTTGCCGCGGTCATCGCGCATGAAATGGGCCACGTCACCGCGAATCATGGCCTGCAGCGGCAGCAGCTCGAGGCCGAGGAAGGCCTGGCGACCAAGGTCGTCTCCGACGTGCTCGGCGACAGCCCGACCGCCAAGGCGGCGCTGATCCGCGGCAAGCTGAGGCTCGCGCAATTCTCGCGCAATCAGGAACTCCAGGCCGACGCCATCGGCATCAAGTCGATCGGCGAGGCGGGCTACGATCCTTATGCCGCGGGCCGCTTCCTGCAGTCGATGTCGGCTTACACGGATTTCCGCTCGGTCAGCGGCGCCACCGACGCCAGCCTCGACTTCCTGGCGACGCACCCCAACACGCCGCAGCGTATCGAGCTGGCGCAGCGGCTTGCGCGCAACTTCGGCCCGCCCGGCGTCGGCACGCGCGATCGCGACGCGTTCCTCGCCGGCATAGACGGCCTGCTTTACGGCGATACGCCGGAAGAAGGCTATGTGCGCGGCCAGACCTTCATGCACCCCAATCTCGGCGTTTCCTTCACTGTGCCGGACGGCTTCGTCATCGACAATTCGGCGGCCGCCGTCACCGCGACCGGACCGGGCGACATCGCCATCCGCTTCGACGGCGTGGCGATCGACAAGTCGGTCTCGCTCACCGATTACATCCGCAGCGGTTGGGTGGCGGGGCTCGAGGACGCCAGCGTGCGCCAGGAGACGGTCAACGGCAACGAGGCGGCGATGGCGCATGCCACCGCGCAAGGCTGGCAGTTCGACATCGCGGTGATCCGCGCCGGCGGGCAGGTCTACAGGCTGCTGACGGCGGCGCCATCGGCCAGCACGGCGCTGGATTCGGTCGCACGCTCGGTCAGCGGCTCCTTCCGCGTTCTCAGCCCGGCCGAGAAGGCGGCGCTCAAGCCGCTGCATATCCGGGTCGTCACCGTCCAGGCCGGCCAGACGATGGGCTCGCTCGCCGCGCAAATGGTCGGCGTCGACCGCAAGCTCGACTTGTTCCGGGTGCTCAACGCGATGTCGCCGGGCGCCAGCGTATCGGCCGGCGACAAGGTCAAGATCGTCACCGACAGGTAG
- a CDS encoding caspase family protein, protein MLRCCALLAALILVGLTTFEAHADRRVALVIGNSQYREIPALKNPDKDAEDVSKTFRLAGFEVFAAKDLTRLQFEEKFRNYLAAADGADLAVVYYSGHGFQIGGENFLIPVDASLKDAADMEVQAIKVDDILRQLRSRSKIQMIILDACRNNPFPRKDYWLRDQLIVAGGSGLAQVTGSQNTLIAFATEPGAVAYDGSGDLSPFSSAFSRRALTPNQEIRSVMAAVRRDVVKATNGKQVPWENSSLIDDVVLMRGTEQPAPPPDTEQDQQTAERGIEVAAAAEAIGNRDIRVPVGVGPVPLKLEFPARDAGVSLKLASYPATGTLSLPDRVLSPQSSLMAAEVGNLRYEPQIGSSAPVDIGFQIGVGNAAKQATVKLSPNVDPCDQAAGEPLDLQGATPGRLPNEIGGGAVDACEAAVKSYPDIARFRYELGRALLAAGRIDEARQAIQEAADKGHIRALFALGSIASSGMAVDVSKANDLYSKASDKGDPYAMAAWGRALFGGLGVQRDTGKGLDLLLQAAAMGHVDAMKDLAMIFKEGRNGVPADPDRALAFLKAGMERQDVYSMGILGLAVPTARNTPVVMACKAPKVITKIKVVRVPVSKPKTTTRTIPGAPKVKPGPTGTGRTSWSGGNQGAGPTSRGNTGGGEGGDTSSDGL, encoded by the coding sequence ATGCTGCGATGCTGCGCACTCCTTGCTGCCTTGATCCTCGTGGGTCTCACGACGTTTGAAGCGCATGCCGATCGAAGGGTTGCCCTTGTCATAGGCAATTCGCAATACCGCGAAATCCCGGCGCTCAAGAATCCCGACAAGGACGCCGAGGATGTATCGAAGACATTCCGGCTGGCCGGCTTCGAGGTCTTCGCGGCCAAGGACCTCACCAGGCTTCAGTTCGAAGAAAAGTTCCGCAACTATCTGGCGGCGGCCGACGGCGCCGATCTGGCGGTCGTTTATTATTCCGGCCACGGCTTTCAGATCGGCGGCGAGAATTTCCTGATCCCGGTCGACGCGTCGCTGAAAGACGCGGCCGACATGGAAGTCCAGGCCATCAAGGTCGACGACATACTGCGGCAGCTGCGCTCGAGATCGAAGATCCAGATGATCATTCTCGATGCCTGCCGCAACAACCCGTTCCCGCGCAAGGACTATTGGCTGCGCGATCAGTTGATCGTCGCCGGCGGCAGCGGCCTTGCGCAGGTGACAGGCTCGCAGAACACGCTGATCGCCTTCGCCACCGAGCCAGGGGCGGTCGCCTATGACGGATCCGGCGATCTCAGCCCGTTTTCATCTGCCTTCTCCCGCCGCGCGCTGACGCCGAACCAGGAGATACGCTCGGTGATGGCTGCCGTGCGCCGCGATGTGGTCAAGGCGACCAACGGCAAGCAGGTACCGTGGGAGAACTCATCGCTGATTGACGACGTCGTGCTGATGCGCGGGACCGAGCAACCGGCGCCGCCGCCCGATACTGAGCAGGATCAGCAGACGGCGGAGCGCGGGATCGAAGTCGCCGCCGCCGCCGAAGCGATTGGAAATCGCGACATCCGCGTGCCGGTCGGCGTCGGTCCGGTGCCGCTGAAGCTGGAGTTCCCGGCCAGGGATGCCGGGGTCAGCCTCAAGCTTGCGAGCTACCCGGCGACCGGAACGCTGTCCCTGCCGGATCGCGTGCTGTCGCCGCAATCGAGCCTGATGGCCGCCGAGGTCGGCAATCTGCGCTACGAGCCACAGATCGGCTCGTCCGCTCCCGTCGACATCGGCTTCCAGATTGGCGTGGGCAACGCCGCGAAGCAGGCGACGGTGAAACTGTCGCCGAACGTCGACCCTTGCGACCAGGCCGCCGGCGAGCCGCTCGACCTGCAGGGCGCTACCCCGGGCCGGTTGCCGAACGAGATCGGCGGCGGGGCTGTCGACGCCTGCGAGGCGGCGGTGAAATCCTATCCCGACATTGCGCGCTTCCGTTACGAACTGGGGCGGGCGCTTCTGGCAGCGGGCAGGATCGACGAAGCCAGGCAGGCGATCCAGGAGGCCGCGGACAAGGGACATATACGCGCCCTGTTCGCGCTCGGCTCCATCGCCTCGTCCGGGATGGCTGTCGACGTGTCGAAGGCCAATGACCTCTATTCGAAAGCGTCCGACAAGGGAGACCCCTACGCCATGGCCGCCTGGGGCCGCGCTTTGTTCGGCGGTCTCGGCGTTCAGCGTGATACCGGCAAGGGATTGGACCTGCTGCTCCAGGCAGCGGCGATGGGGCATGTCGATGCCATGAAGGACCTTGCGATGATCTTCAAGGAAGGGCGCAACGGCGTGCCCGCCGACCCGGACCGCGCCCTGGCTTTCCTGAAGGCCGGCATGGAGCGTCAGGACGTGTACTCGATGGGCATCCTGGGCCTTGCCGTGCCCACCGCGCGTAACACCCCGGTGGTCATGGCGTGCAAGGCCCCGAAGGTCATCACGAAGATAAAGGTGGTTCGCGTGCCCGTGTCGAAACCGAAGACCACCACACGGACAATTCCGGGAGCACCAAAGGTCAAGCCGGGGCCGACGGGAACCGGCAGGACATCCTGGAGTGGCGGTAACCAAGGCGCTGGTCCCACCAGCCGTGGCAATACCGGCGGCGGCGAAGGTGGCGACACCAGTAGCGACGGCTTGTGA
- the thiQ gene encoding thiamine ABC transporter ATP-binding protein → MTTSTDGSQKGLAVALDGVSFSYGESSFRFDAEFAAGRITAIMGPSGSGKSTLLNLIAGFETLDAGKVLIGGIDVGNAPPSARPVSMVFQENNLFAHLSVEANVGLGRSPSLKLGDADRIAVADALARVGLAGKEKRLPRELSGGERQRVALARVLLRDRPVLLLDEPFASLGPALREDMLDLVAGIHAEREMTVLFVTHQPEDARRIGQEVAFLDEGTIAAAGPADDFFGRSGPDAFRRYIGDRGGTVAGSQHIARKRT, encoded by the coding sequence ATGACGACGAGCACCGACGGCTCGCAAAAGGGCCTCGCCGTCGCGCTGGACGGCGTCTCGTTCAGCTATGGCGAGTCTTCCTTCCGCTTCGATGCCGAATTCGCTGCCGGCAGGATCACCGCCATCATGGGACCGAGCGGCTCCGGCAAGTCGACGCTGCTCAATCTGATAGCCGGCTTCGAAACACTCGACGCGGGCAAGGTGCTGATCGGCGGCATCGATGTCGGCAACGCGCCGCCCTCGGCGCGACCGGTGTCAATGGTGTTCCAGGAAAACAACCTCTTCGCGCATCTTTCCGTCGAGGCCAATGTCGGGCTCGGCCGCTCGCCGTCGCTGAAACTCGGTGACGCCGACCGCATTGCCGTCGCCGACGCGCTGGCGCGTGTGGGCCTGGCGGGCAAGGAAAAGCGGCTGCCGCGCGAGCTTTCCGGCGGCGAGCGGCAGCGCGTGGCGCTGGCAAGGGTGCTGCTGCGCGACCGGCCGGTCCTGCTGCTCGATGAGCCCTTCGCATCGCTCGGCCCGGCGCTGCGCGAGGACATGCTCGACCTTGTCGCCGGCATCCATGCCGAGCGCGAAATGACGGTGCTGTTCGTCACACATCAGCCGGAAGATGCGCGCCGCATCGGCCAGGAGGTGGCCTTTCTCGATGAAGGCACGATCGCGGCGGCCGGGCCGGCCGACGATTTCTTCGGCCGGTCTGGACCGGATGCATTCCGGCGCTATATCGGCGATCGAGGCGGCACCGTTGCCGGATCACAACATATTGCCCGGAAGCGGACATAA